In Equus quagga isolate Etosha38 unplaced genomic scaffold, UCLA_HA_Equagga_1.0 HiC_scaffold_3416_RagTag, whole genome shotgun sequence, the DNA window CAATGACTGATGGCAAATATCTTTGTCCAAATACAATGTTATCAATGACTGTGTGTAGTTGGTTAATATTATAGTCAAGTTTTATATCTTGACTCCTTCTTTCATCCTGGCCATTGAATCTTTAAATGTAAGTATGACATATCAAAAGTAGGATTGGGTATAAGTCTaatacagagaacagacagaTACATTATGGGGATAGGGTATGTAactatattttttagaaatagaacAGTAAGAATGTTCAATAACCCAATAAGTAAGTGGTCCAGTTTTAAAGTCAGAGGTGGTAATTTTTAACCTCCCTGGACATCTCCCTTTCCAGAAACACACTATGAACCAGGTAATAATGCAACTCTAAATCACTATGGTATTTAACAtgtcactctttttttctatACCCATGTTACCCTTATGTAAAATAGGGAATTCATCTAGATTAGCTCTAAGATCCTTTCCATCTGATGCAATTTGTCTCAATGAAATATGAATCTACTACTGTGTAAACCCATCCCAGTACTGGAAaggttttgaaaaagaaaaatagatgtcTCTTCTTTTTAACACCAAAGAATTGTACTGCATCTCTTGGCTGTTTCAACCTCAAATAGTGGTGACAATAAAGCCAGCCAGATAGTATGAATTTCAGAAGatcaaacacttaaaaatgaccCTTTTTAGTGGCCTGTTATTCAAATTCAGAAACTCATAGACATTTCATAGAAGCAAATATCCAACTttatttgtattcaaggaaacaaaaataaatacctaaATGTAGTATTATGACTCAACTACAGGTTGGTTAAAATGAGAATGGAAATATCacatattggtgaggatgtggagcaactgttGCTCTTACACATTTAGAATAGAAAATGAGGATTAGCACTTTACTTTGTAAAACTGTACGAAAGTATCCACTAAATCTAGACATATAAATGTGCTTGATGTCAAAATTCTTTTCCTAGATTTATACCCAAGGGAAATGAGTTAATCTGTCCACCCAAAGACGTGTACAGTTATATTCACCATTGTCTTATTGACAATAACACAAAACTGAAAGCAACTCAAATTTTTACCAACACAATAGATGAAGAATTGACAAACTTCTCCTAAAAGTTTTaagtcataaatattttagagtgTGCAGGCCATAAACTCTTTGTCATAATCACTCAGGATTTTTCTTGtatcacacagacacacaaaaaacctcaaccatatataaataaaatgatgtgtctgaattccaataaaactttatgaaccatagtttgctgactcctgttcCAAATTAGATAAATAACTTTGGTAAGTTTGTACATTGGAAACTACACAGCAATGAGGATGAGTTAACTATTTCcacatgtaacaacatggaaaaaTCTCACAAACATAGTAAACGAGTTGAGTAAAACGAGCAAgacaaaaaaaagcataaaactgTATGATTGTACTACTATATACCtcaaaaacatgaaaactaaCCTATCATGCTGTACATCAATTTGTGATGGGTGTGGGGATGATTTCTAAGATGCTACTAATGTGTTTTTGGCCTGGTTGGGTGGGGGGATCTTTTCAGCTCTGAAAATTTAGTTGCAGTATACTTTCTTCAGTGAAAGTTTTCCATATGCATATTACACTataaacaaatttccacaaaacAAAGTCTATTCACTATCAGATTGTAGGCAATgataagatatatattttttttaatttatcagttCCTTGTACACAATGTGTtcataatatatttgtaaaattaatataGTGCCTAATTTCCTTGAATAGCTCAGTATATAATTAATCTTCATCTTACTCAAAGTGCTGTCTTGCTTGCAGAACAACAATGTTTTTATCCACCCACAGGCATTTCTAATCTTTCCTCCAGCGGCAGGGAAACTGTGTTTTGGGGCCACTATCAGGAAATAAAATCTGTGTCATAATGCTTAATGTTTCAGGGACAGACAACTATTTTCTGAAGAATGTGATCTTCTAGGTAGTCATATGCCTACATAGCATTGCTTTAGTGTCATCTGAAAACCCTTACATATGAAGTTTTCTCGCTTGTATCTGATGTATAAAATTTCTCCTACAGATTgtcttttttcaattatttaagaaTTCTATTCTTAGTGAAACAGATCCATTTGAGAGTTAAATTAAGTTATGCAGTTTATAATAATATTGTAGCTCCACAGACTCAGGTTTACATCATTGGGAGGGGGTAGAGTGAAGGGAAGTTAGTCTACAGGGTCTGGAAAAGCAGCCCTGTATAAGAAGCTACAGTTACATCCTGTTTGAACAAAATGTAATCTAAGGGATTTTCACATCCCTGAAGACATGAAAGCAACTGAGGGgaaaactaatttgaaaagaccAAGGAAAATTCTACATCCTCAAATGTGTACCAGAGAACTAAACAGTGATAGCAAGCATCTTGAATACACAAATGCATCAGTATCTTAAGTTTAAATGGTATGTAATTATTAGCAATTAGTTATATTGTTTGAGCTCTTAATAAAATATCTCTCACAGGAGTACATTTGGTATCTTAATATTGGGAACATAATGTGAAGCATGGCAATCTATTCTTTGAAGTAGTCTCTCTTGATTCACTCAGAATGTGACCAATATGGAGGGTATCCTGGAGAGTTGCCATGTTGCACAATTTCAGGAGCcactacatttttttattttctatttactccCCGGAATTGGGCAATTCAGCCATCTCcacctcattttttttcccacacaAATGTTAGTAATGTTCAAGTGTTCAGtagtaataaatataatatagtattaGTCATTTTCCATTCAAGTAGACTTTTCTCTGGAGGTATGTAACACATTTCATAAAAAAGATCTGAACTCAGAATAGGAGTTTGATGATGATATTATGTCTTATGAATATTTACAAACTTTAAAAGCAATTGCTAGGTGTTAAATTATGTCCATAAATGATGTTTGATTTGAATTCAGGATGCACCTGTCTGATTTGCGTAGGAAATCTTAATATATcttcttactgtttttttctgccatattttagcaaaaagtttatttttagtttgcacaagcatgcacacatacatggaGCACTATATAGAAAATGTTccataggtgtgtgtgtgtgtttgtgtatgtttgtgcacgtgtgtgtgtacatgctaTAAAATTGACTATAAATATTATCCCTACCAATTATTAAGCAAAATTGAACGAATACTGTAACAGTTGCTACAGAAACAGGATACCAAATCTAATACAACCAATCTTCTTTCACCTCAATTCAATATGTGTGTCCATGcatatagaaacacacacacacttacaaagACTGCATACATATATACGCATACTGCATTGTGTTCCTGGAGGGTAAACAATGTGGCTTactgacattattttttctttttaggccACATGATAAAATTGCCATACTATATACACATCAGTGTTCTGGGCACACTTCTCTATCGCCAACGTTCCTCATGTTACTAGTTTACCATTGAATATAACACGTATCTGAACTGCTATTGCAGTATCACTCATTTCTTGTAAggagttaataaaataattgttaagGAAACTTAAGTGCATCATACATTCTTATTTATAGAAATTCTTGTTTTGACTCACTAAACAGAGAGGAAACTATATGATGAATAGTGATAACTTTGATATTTGTGAATCAGCCGTCATTGTAAAAGTGAGTGTATACCGCAGGTGTAAGGTCAGTACATTTTTCCCATTGTCCATTTCCAAAATTGTTAATAGAATCCAGATATTCTTGCAAACCACACCTATTCTCACTATTAATGCAATTTAGGGTTGATTTTTGGTACTCATCTCAGAATGTGTTAGGCTTTCATTCGTTGCTTTTGGGATTTCTTCATAGCCATTTAGTACTGGAAATTTTAGTTTGAACTTTCTAGACTCATTAGTTCTGCTAAGGaaacttagaaatagaaaatttggatGGTATTCTGAtgaatcaaagacaaaaagataGTTAAAGAATTGAGTCTAGAAACAAGCTTCCTTTTTTTGTagaatatatatatctgtgtgtgtgcatgaaaaactacatgatggtaaaaataaatgctttctgaaATAAAGTTTCTCTCTGGTTATATTCTCTCTATACTATTCTGGTTGCGTTTTACTGTATAAACGTTGCATGGCTTAAAACAGTGATCATTGGTCAATTATTCTATCTTCTTTATGTTGACTGAGGTCACAATGAAGTATTCAACTGAAAGTTGAGACAGGCTATAAGGTCTTTCATAACTGGCACCAGGATGAGAATGCCTAGAAAGATCGACTCAGCTGGTACCCTTCCATGTAGGCTCAGAGTCGGTCATATGGTTTATCCAGAAGGATAGTTGGACTTCCTACTTGGAAGCTCTCAACAGAGACATATAGCATTTCTGCTTACTTCTGTTAGTCAAAGTGGTTGAAGGAAAGCACAAGTTCAACAGGAGGATATATAGGAACTATGCCTCTAAGGAAAACGGTGTAATGATGTGTGCAGTCGTCTTTAATTGCCCAAACTATCATAGTCCATTGCAGAACTTTGAGGTTTCCCCTTCCAGATtcttttattaagagtttttaacACTTTAAGTAAATACATGAGAAAATGTGCAacctttttattctttgttttgcaCATACTTACAAAGCCACTGAATGAAGCAGCACTGGAACAGCAACCACATAGAAGGAAGAGTGACAGGCGTTTCAATCGTTATTGTGTTTGTGAAAGCAGAGTTAGCTCTGGGACCTTGGGAAGTAGCCCAGTCACAACAGATTCCAAGATGGATAATCAAGGTTTAAGAAGTATGGAGAATTCCATTGTCATCTCTTGGGAAGTATTTGGGGAGgatatgaaattcaaacttacTGCTATTCTCAATTACTTAAAGAACTAGTATGGATAGTAGCAAACTAAACGTATCCCAGAAAAATGATTATCCATGGAAAAATTTTTGACTGAATCATCCCTACACATAGGAACTATATTAGCAGATAAAAATTCCCAAAGCTAGTGTATTGCTATTCATACTCCAGCCTCCACttcaagaaacttaaaatatttaacattagaTATTTAGGGTACAATTACCTTTGCAAATCCTTGTTCTAGGGACTTTGgggaatataaaattaaaaattgaatgtaTTTATAAACCCTTAAATGTAATAGagatttttatatgaataaaatgaacataatttaaaaaatagtctactAAATGTAGAGAATGTGATAGAGTCATAAAATCAACAAAGTGTGGATGGATGAGATGCATTTTGGGGATTGGAATGAGACAATGCTTGTTGAAGAAAGTGACCTTTATAGTTTCCATTGACAGGAATGTTTAATCACCATTATTAATACCAACTAAAAAGTAGAGAAGACCTAAATGGccattaactgatgaatagataatgTGCCACattcaaaaattgaaatataattcagccatataaaaagaaattcagaaactgctaaaacatggatgaaccttaaaaacactatgctaagtaaaagaagaccACTAATGAGAATAAAACACCCCATATAATATATAATGCCAAGATATGAGTTACCCAGTATAAACAATCTCCTATAGTCAggaagcagattggtggttgccaggagtagTGGGGAGGCAAGAAGAGGAGTTGCATGGTAATGAGTATGAGTTACTTACTAAGATGaggaaaaatgttttggaattagatagtggtgatggctgcacaattttgtgaaaatacaaaaactaaaggagtgcATACATagaaagggtaaattttatagtatataaaattatgtctcaataaaaataGTAGCATCAAAGAATAGCAATATTCCTAAATGAGGTGGTGAAAGATAATGCttcaaaaatgagagaaacaaaatgaaaaatagaaaggcTATGGAAATTACTAAGTAGAggatcattttgtattttattgaattgCTGCTTTGACTGGAGACAGAGAGTATAGATTCAGTGTCAATGTCAAGCTcaacaaaaaagtaattttcactTCTATTACTGTCAGATGAACGTGTTGACAATAGTGAAGAAATAAGCTTCGGTTTGTGCTAAAGTTGTTGCTGTACTCACAGGGGAAAATACAGAACAAGGAATATAATTAATCCCATGTTAGCATACACTGAAGCCTGAGGGTGGAAGCTTCAGAGATTTAAGTCCCAAATGCTACCTGGTAAAATAAAATGCCACCTGGTAAAATAAAGTGCCATCTGCCTACTTTTCAGCTACATGTAGCGAGTACAGAAAGCACTGCTCCTCTCAGGTAGGTTCCTGAGTCTCCAAATTTAAGAAATAGTggggatatttttgaaaaaagagaaatttgtaaATGATTGACTTTACATCTGCTTACGCAGTTTAATAAACTGAGCAGCCTATcatcaaaaaattatattttttctcagaaCTGAACTGACTGAAATTATTAGGACccacaaaataacattttaatgattttattttaatccagGGTCACAGGAAAACTGTTTATCACTGGGGAAGTATGTACATGaatttaagtttttttatttcagaaataatttagatAGCACCTTACAAATAGCAACATGCGTACTCACCTCCATGTGAACCACATGCTATATTTACttaactctaagaaaaaaataaatcagcaacATTCCTATTCTCATATATCAACAAAGACATATATACATGCAAACACAtgacatacacataaatatacacatcCATAAAGAAGAGAAGCCTATATGTCTCAGGAACGTTTATTGTCCCTCAtcctgtttacatttttaaaatttaagcatCTATAGAAAAACCAAAGAGATGCAAATGCATGTGTTACATTCTATcattctcacttctttttagcactttTCTTTGGTCAAGAGGGTCATCTGTTGGCACCAGACAACTCCCACAAACAGGGAATGAGTATTGCGACAGAGTAATAACAGATTTCTAGAGGAAAGGTTTAATGCTTATTTCATGTCTCACCAAAAACTAAAGGTAACAGAGCAGGAACAGTAAAGtaatcatttcattattattaggTAATGGTATTCATTGTTTCTAGAATTAACATCAAGTCTTTTAAGCCAAtcatattttttgaggaacataaCAATGGTAATCATTTTTTGCTTCCATTGGACTATTTTCAGGCTTAGAAAATGCTCAGTCCTACATCTTACAACCTGGTTCCACTAATATTGTTGTCTATTCCATATTATATTGAATGCAGAATTGTGATATTAATTCATCTAAATCTACTGTCATAGATAAGAAAGTTAAAGCCTGGAGAAATAAACCTTGTACAAAATCACATAGATCATGAATGATATGTAACTCAGATAAAAATTTTCCAATATCtgtctctatttattttttaccattatCAAATATATAGCAATCCTTCTTTAAAGACTGGGTACATGACTGGATAATTTTTTGAgtattagaaaacaaatagaaagaaactGTATTCTGCCTTTCAGATATATGTGGATGTCcagaaaagttaaaatgtatctatcattttttggattatttcttcataaatttagGTAAGAACAAAGAGGAATGGTTGGCGAAAATTGCTCCTCCTTGAATGGATTCATTTTCTTGGGAATTTCCAATAACGCTGGGATGAAAGTGATCCTGTTTACTATGTTTCTAGTTGTTTATCTCATTAATCTTTTGGGAAATCTTGGAATGATCATTTTAATTAGAATGGATTCCCAACTGCACACACCgatgtactttttcctcagccACCTCTCATTCTGTGACCTCTGTTATTCCACAGCAATTGGTCCCAAGATGTTGGTGGACGTATTTGCCAAGAACAAATCAATCCCCTTCCTTGGCTGTGCTCTGCAATTCTTCATCTCGTGTACCTTTGCAGATTCTGAGTGTCTATTATTGGCCGTGATGGCCTTTGATAGATACAAGGCCATTAGAAACCCATTGCTCTATGCAGTCAACATGTCCAATAGAGTGTGCTCTCTGCTCATGGCCGGGGTTTATCTGGTGGGAATGGCAGATGCTTTGATACACACCACATTAACGTTCCGCTTATGTTTCTGTGGGTCAAATGAGattaatcatttcttctgtgatttaccaccacttttcctcctttcctgcacTGATACACAAGTCAATGTGTTGGTATTATTCACTGTTTTTGGCTTCATTGAACTGAGCACCATTTCAGGGGTTCTTGTCTCTTATTGTTATATTATCATATCAGTCTTGAAGATCCACTCAGCTGAAGGGAGGTTCAAAgctttctccacctgctcctcccacttAACTGCTGTAGCAATTTTCCAGGGAACTAtgctctttacatattttagaccGAGTTCTTTATACTCCTTAGATCAAGACAAAATAACCTCATTATTTTACACCCTTGTGATTCCCATGTTAAACCCTCTGATTTATAGCCTACggaacaaagatgtgaaagaggccctagaaaaattgaaaaataaaagattgttttAAGTACGTATattatgtgtacacacacacactcacatgcatttAATGATTgttgttttcataaaattatataatatgataCAAGAGAGACAtaattttctcacatttaaataaatgagtatCTGTATTTATGTATTAAATATCACTATGTTCTCTTTGCGCATCTAGATGCTTTGGAGTTCATGATGAATCCAGTAGTTTCTATACAAATGAATCCTAGAGTctagaaaagtaaataaacttTAATTAACTAAAGACTCAAATAATTCATATTAAGGCTCAAAACTTTCATAAAGTAAAAAACTGGTggttaaaaatctagaaaaaatatcaaaatctagTCAGTAGAAGAAAAGCTTCCCTGGATGGAGATGAATATTTAAATAGTCTtagatctcaaaaaaaaaaaaagtgcagtttGGGGAACAGAAAGGATTCTAGGAAGAGGGTCTGACAGTTACAGAAGTCTTGAGGTGGCCAGTTTCGTAACATTTTAGCATTAAAGAATCCCAAGGATAGGTTATAAAGAGCCATGTAAAGTGCCTTGGTAAATTACATCATTgtgctgtaattattttatttattttatttttgtaaagattggcacctgaactaaaatctgttgccaatcttctttttttttcccctgcttttattttctccccatatcccctcagtacatagttgtgtattttagttatggttccttctagttgtggcatgtgggacactgcctcaacatggcctactgaacagtgccatgtccgtgcccaggatctgaactctgggccaccgaaggagagtgcgcgaacttaaccactcggccatggggccagcacttGTGCTGTAATTATTTACTATCAGCTCctccatcacttcctccaggaagcttctcTTCCATTCCTCACCTTTCTCAGCTCTAGTTAAATGCCTTTTTTCAGTTCACAGACAACTATCTCCTTTAAGCATTCTTTTAATATCACCCTGTTTATTAAATTAATGCCTCTAATATGAAATTGTGAACAATCTTTGCTCAAGGACTGAGAATTCCATCCTTGTTATCCAAAGCTCCTGCATAGTGTTTGGGACAtcaaaaggcaaaacaaacatGTATACAATAAAGTAAAACTGTGCATAACATTTTTGACTGCTTTTATTAGTTGTcagtaacataaaattaactaagTTGTGGTATGCAgcttgaatatatatatatatatattttataacttttaggAAAGTACATAAAGTGATTGTGGATACTAAAGTAATAGATCTGTAAAGACATATATGTTAATTACACTTGAAGTAAAGAGCATTTGTCTATGtgtgtttttgatatttatctatttcatctgTCTCTGTTATGGCTTCTGATGGTTAAAGCACTGAATCCACATGTTGAGACAACACGGATATGGTCATATATTTGACAGACCTTGGAAGACTCAAGGTCAGTCTTTATTATCCATTACAACTATAGAAATCAACGGCCACTGAATGTCTTGGATTTTTTAGCTGCCATTGTAAAATGCCTTTGtgggaaaacatttcaaaatggaaGTAAAGCCCAAAAAGATTCTCTGATTTTCTAAGGGACATTGTGACCTATCACATAGTATTATGATGGAAAACATCCTATGgacactgtttctttctttttttttttttttgacaaaaggCTTTAAGGATTTTCAGCTGAACTATATTTCCTCAATTAATACATACTCTTCTGGAATTGTTACTTATGAGTAGCAGCATGGTAGAAAACATTGTTTGAAATTTATTGTCTAAGAAAAATGGGATTTCCGTTGATTGCTGCTAATTTAGAGGATGTAAATGTGTCATCTAATTAACTTACCTCCCTTCCTTATgacaaatatatattgtaaaatctGAAGACTGATTTTATCTGCATATTAACAGTTTTATCAGAATGAGAGGGTTTGAATTAAAGACAAGAGAATTTTAAGCTCAAAACTGAAATTCCAAACTTAGAATTGACTGAATTAATTGTGGGCTTCCTCTTCCTGAATTTGTTAGGTTGAATAATACATTATAGGGACTATTTTTAGGAGATACATGACTGAAATAGATGCTTGGGCAGATATCCTATAATGACTCTTTTATCCTGATGTTCTACATAAATAGGGAATACCACATCCAAAGCTTTTGATGTTTTCTAGCCTGTCTACTTCAATTTTCATCATCCTCTCCCCCTTCTTAGTCTCTCTACATCACATCCTTCTCACATGTCCCCAGTGACTGATGGAAAATATTATTGTCCAAATAAAGCATTTGGGGGATTAAAGGGAAGTCTTTAATGATGGTGAAATAGGAAGCTCCTGAACTGCCCTTTCCCTGTGGACACACCAAATGAACAGCTACACATGGTACAATTTCCTCTGAAGGAAATCGAGAAACTAGCAagtgactcctacacatcagaagaatgaaaaaatatccaTACTGAATTGGCTAGGCAAAACTAAGATAAATTGTTGTAATAAATCCAACCTGCAGCACAGGGGCATACAATTGGAAGGAAACCTCTGActctcagtttctccctcagAAGTAAAGGGTTTGGACCCCACAACTAGAGTCCCAACATCTAAGACTCTCAACAGAGGGGCAGATCTCCAAATCCTCTAGCCCTGAGAGCCAATGGGGCTTGTTTCCACAAGGCCCACAAGAGTGTAGCAAATAAAAAAGTAGTTATTAAGAGAAGCCATAAATAGTTGCAGCTATCACACCAGAGTTCAGAGCACAGATAGAGGGCAGAAAAGCCTATCTCTAAGTCTTTCCCTGAATGGATTCTATATGCATAcattaaaagctgctgcctgagggacAGGCTGCTAATTTAGCATGCGTCTTGTggctgactgagatcctccctggagcccagaaAAACATGTGGACACCTCTGCCACTTTCTCACTCTTGCCCCCTCCAAGTCGCAAGTATAtccctggaaggagcttgtaCGTGCATCTGCACCTCAGCTTTTGTGGTTGCTACTTGAGGAAC includes these proteins:
- the LOC124232224 gene encoding olfactory receptor 5W2-like; translated protein: MVGENCSSLNGFIFLGISNNAGMKVILFTMFLVVYLINLLGNLGMIILIRMDSQLHTPMYFFLSHLSFCDLCYSTAIGPKMLVDVFAKNKSIPFLGCALQFFISCTFADSECLLLAVMAFDRYKAIRNPLLYAVNMSNRVCSLLMAGVYLVGMADALIHTTLTFRLCFCGSNEINHFFCDLPPLFLLSCTDTQVNVLVLFTVFGFIELSTISGVLVSYCYIIISVLKIHSAEGRFKAFSTCSSHLTAVAIFQGTMLFTYFRPSSLYSLDQDKITSLFYTLVIPMLNPLIYSLRNKDVKEALEKLKNKRLF